From the genome of Streptacidiphilus rugosus AM-16, one region includes:
- a CDS encoding ABC transporter permease, with protein sequence MTLTVVRRPGLARVRTDRSWRYLLCLGFLGLVVVLALFTPWLSPHDPNAVDLGNALAGPSAAHPLGVDGSGRDTASRLITGARTSLLGPLGVVVFSTIAGVVVGVAAGWRGGWLDSLLSRSTELVFAFPGLLLALLIVSVYGEGLTAPVIALGVAYLPYVSRLTRSLVLAERERPYVEAYRVQGHSGPQICLRHVLPNIAPVILAQSTINFGYALIDLAGLSFLGLGVPALIPDWGRMVFDGESAIQAGYPLSAILPCVAIVLTVVAFNVVGERWADQVARRDR encoded by the coding sequence ATGACCCTCACCGTCGTCCGCCGACCGGGCCTCGCCCGCGTCAGGACCGACCGCTCCTGGCGGTACCTGCTCTGTCTGGGCTTCCTCGGGCTCGTCGTGGTGCTCGCCCTGTTCACGCCGTGGCTCTCCCCGCACGACCCCAACGCCGTGGACCTCGGCAACGCGCTGGCCGGACCCTCCGCCGCCCACCCCCTCGGCGTCGACGGCTCCGGACGCGACACCGCGTCGCGGCTGATCACCGGCGCCCGCACCTCGCTGCTCGGCCCGCTGGGCGTGGTGGTCTTCTCCACGATCGCCGGCGTCGTGGTCGGCGTCGCGGCCGGCTGGCGCGGAGGCTGGCTCGACTCGCTGCTCTCGCGCAGCACCGAGCTGGTCTTCGCCTTCCCCGGCCTGCTGCTGGCCCTGCTGATCGTCTCCGTCTACGGGGAGGGCCTGACCGCCCCGGTCATCGCGCTCGGTGTGGCCTACCTGCCCTATGTCAGCCGGCTCACCCGCTCGCTGGTGCTGGCCGAGCGGGAACGCCCCTACGTCGAGGCGTACCGCGTGCAGGGCCACTCCGGGCCGCAGATCTGTCTGCGCCACGTGCTGCCCAACATCGCGCCGGTGATCCTGGCGCAGTCCACCATCAACTTCGGCTACGCCCTGATCGACCTGGCCGGACTCTCCTTCCTCGGTCTCGGCGTCCCGGCGCTGATTCCCGACTGGGGCCGGATGGTCTTCGACGGTGAGAGCGCGATCCAGGCCGGATACCCGCTCTCCGCGATCCTGCCCTGCGTCGCGATCGTGCTGACGGTCGTCGCCTTCAACGTCGTCGGCGAGCGCTGGGCCGACCAGGTCGCCAGGAGGGACCGATGA
- a CDS encoding ABC transporter ATP-binding protein, with the protein MTETVLEVTGLHRAFGSVQAVHDVSFSLARGESLGIVGESGSGKTTTARIVVGLERADAGEVLVRGRDRSGPAGRGRANRLERAREVQMVFQDPFLSLDPRTTVHDVLRETLRLHFPQGRADHERRIGELLDQVGLGSREAGALPRQLSGGQRQRVAIARALAVEPTVLVLDEAVAALDVSVQAQILNLLADIRGETGIGYLFITHDLGVVRCVTDDVVVMRNGRIVEAGPTAEVLDDPRHPYARLLLDSVPRPGWDPKRIAAARRAL; encoded by the coding sequence ATGACTGAGACCGTCCTCGAAGTGACCGGGCTGCACCGGGCGTTCGGCAGCGTCCAGGCCGTCCACGACGTCTCGTTCAGCCTCGCCAGGGGCGAATCGCTGGGGATCGTGGGGGAGTCGGGCTCCGGAAAGACGACCACCGCGCGCATCGTCGTCGGTCTGGAGCGGGCCGACGCCGGTGAGGTCCTGGTCCGCGGCAGGGACCGGTCGGGGCCCGCGGGGCGCGGGCGGGCGAACCGCCTGGAGCGGGCCCGCGAGGTGCAGATGGTCTTCCAGGACCCCTTCCTCTCGCTCGATCCCCGCACCACCGTCCACGACGTGCTGCGCGAGACGCTGCGGCTGCACTTCCCCCAGGGCAGGGCCGACCACGAGCGCCGCATCGGCGAACTGCTCGACCAGGTCGGCCTCGGCTCGCGGGAGGCCGGAGCGCTGCCCCGGCAGCTGTCCGGCGGCCAGCGCCAGCGGGTCGCCATCGCCCGTGCGCTGGCGGTCGAACCGACGGTGCTGGTGCTGGACGAGGCGGTGGCCGCACTGGACGTCTCGGTGCAGGCGCAGATCCTCAACCTGCTCGCCGACATCCGCGGCGAGACCGGCATCGGCTACCTCTTCATCACCCACGACCTGGGTGTGGTCCGCTGCGTCACCGACGACGTGGTGGTCATGCGGAACGGGCGGATCGTCGAGGCGGGGCCGACCGCCGAGGTCCTCGACGACCCGCGACACCCCTACGCCCGGCTGCTGCTGGACTCCGTCCCGCGCCCCGGCTGGGACCCGAAGCGCATCGCGGCGGCCCGCCGCGCGCTGTAG
- a CDS encoding ABC transporter ATP-binding protein, whose protein sequence is MTDTLDIRGLRLSLPGAARPVLAGVDLRVAERETVALVGESGSGKSLTSRSVLRLLPPGAGTEGVVRVQGEDVLTMDAKALRRLRTHTAAMIFQDPRAAINPLRRIGDFLTESLRLNADLAAAEAAERAVQMLDAVGLGDRVLRQYPGQLSGGMLQRVVIAAALMGDPALILADEPTTALDVTTQAEVVGLLGDLRDRFGTGLLFVTHDLGLAAAISDRVYVMYAGRIAETGPAEALFQRPRHPYTAALLRSTPRLDAPQGRLSAIEGQPPSLREELTGCPFAARCVFATQECREELPPHRPVRDEPLRLVACHHSDQLADQLAGSAGHD, encoded by the coding sequence ATGACCGACACCCTCGACATCCGGGGGCTGCGACTGAGCCTCCCCGGCGCCGCCCGGCCGGTGCTGGCCGGCGTCGACCTGCGGGTCGCCGAACGCGAGACCGTGGCGCTGGTCGGCGAGTCGGGCTCGGGCAAGTCCCTCACCTCGCGCAGCGTGCTGCGGCTGCTGCCGCCGGGCGCCGGCACCGAGGGCGTGGTCCGGGTCCAGGGCGAGGACGTCCTGACCATGGACGCCAAGGCGCTGCGGCGGCTGCGCACCCACACCGCGGCGATGATCTTCCAGGACCCGCGGGCGGCCATCAACCCGCTGCGCAGGATCGGCGACTTCCTCACCGAGAGCCTGCGCCTGAACGCCGACCTGGCGGCGGCCGAGGCCGCCGAACGGGCCGTGCAGATGCTGGACGCCGTGGGTCTGGGCGACCGGGTGCTGCGGCAGTACCCGGGCCAGCTCTCCGGAGGCATGCTGCAACGCGTCGTCATCGCCGCTGCCCTGATGGGCGATCCGGCCCTGATCCTGGCCGACGAGCCCACCACCGCGCTGGACGTCACCACCCAGGCCGAGGTCGTGGGACTGCTCGGCGACCTGCGCGACCGCTTCGGCACCGGTCTGCTGTTCGTCACCCACGACCTGGGTCTGGCCGCGGCCATCAGCGACCGGGTGTACGTCATGTACGCCGGCCGGATCGCCGAGACCGGCCCGGCCGAGGCGCTGTTCCAGCGGCCGCGCCACCCCTACACCGCCGCGCTGCTGCGGTCCACGCCCCGCCTCGACGCCCCGCAGGGCCGGCTGTCCGCCATCGAGGGCCAGCCGCCCAGCCTGCGCGAGGAGCTGACGGGCTGTCCGTTCGCCGCCCGCTGCGTCTTCGCCACGCAGGAGTGCCGCGAGGAACTGCCGCCGCACCGGCCGGTGCGCGACGAGCCGCTCCGGCTGGTCGCCTGTCACCACAGCGACCAGCTCGCCGACCAACTCGCAGGGAGCGCCGGCCATGACTGA